One window of the Leptotrichia massiliensis genome contains the following:
- the ilvN gene encoding acetolactate synthase small subunit gives MIKEHEILIITKNTNGIVSRIMSMFNRRGYSVNKMTAGVTNKPGYARLTLTVDGDDKALNQIQKQVYKIVDVVKVKIFPSEGVIRRELMLIKVKSDAQTRAQIVQIADIYRGKVLDVAPNSLVIELTGNVKKLRGFVEMMKSYGILEIAKTGVVAMSRGEKM, from the coding sequence ATGATTAAGGAGCATGAAATATTAATAATTACTAAAAATACAAACGGAATTGTATCAAGAATAATGTCTATGTTTAATAGAAGAGGATATTCAGTAAACAAAATGACAGCGGGAGTTACAAATAAGCCAGGTTATGCAAGATTGACACTTACAGTTGATGGTGACGATAAGGCATTAAATCAGATTCAAAAACAAGTTTATAAAATCGTTGACGTTGTAAAAGTAAAAATTTTTCCATCGGAAGGCGTTATAAGACGTGAACTTATGCTTATAAAAGTAAAATCCGACGCTCAGACTAGAGCTCAAATCGTTCAAATTGCAGACATTTATCGTGGAAAAGTGCTGGATGTGGCACCAAACTCGCTTGTAATAGAACTTACAGGAAATGTGAAAAAATTACGTGGATTTGTAGAAATGATGAAAAGTTATGGAATACTCGAAATCGCTAAAACTGGGGTTGTAGCAATGAGCCGTGGAGAAAAAATGTAA
- a CDS encoding class I SAM-dependent methyltransferase — translation MKVSQHWEKEKYEKNARFVSVYGEELIEWLNPQKDEYILDLGCGDGVLTKKITEYGCKVLGLDGSQKFVEAARKIGVEAVQGDAQNMKFENEFDAIFSNAALHWMTNPEKVMEGASRALKKGGRFVAETGCKGNVGKIENAIFETVEKHNLKAKKCWFFPTPEEKTKLLQKYGLKVKRMISFPRPTLLPTGIKGWLQTFSAPALVNVPVEMHEKLIDEITEKVEKELERNENGQILADYVRLRFEAVKE, via the coding sequence ATGAAAGTAAGTCAGCATTGGGAAAAGGAAAAATATGAGAAAAATGCACGTTTTGTATCAGTTTACGGAGAAGAGCTGATTGAATGGTTAAATCCTCAAAAAGATGAGTATATCTTGGATTTAGGCTGTGGAGATGGAGTATTGACTAAGAAAATTACTGAATATGGGTGCAAAGTTTTAGGACTTGATGGAAGTCAGAAATTTGTTGAGGCAGCAAGAAAAATTGGGGTTGAGGCAGTACAGGGAGATGCACAGAATATGAAATTTGAAAATGAATTTGATGCGATTTTTTCCAATGCGGCGTTACATTGGATGACTAATCCCGAGAAAGTAATGGAAGGAGCATCTAGAGCCTTGAAAAAAGGCGGACGTTTTGTAGCCGAGACGGGCTGTAAAGGAAATGTGGGGAAAATAGAAAATGCTATTTTTGAAACTGTAGAAAAACATAACCTGAAAGCTAAAAAATGCTGGTTTTTTCCAACTCCGGAAGAAAAAACGAAATTACTTCAAAAATATGGATTAAAAGTCAAAAGAATGATAAGCTTTCCCCGTCCTACTTTGCTTCCAACCGGGATAAAAGGATGGTTGCAAACTTTTTCTGCACCTGCTCTTGTAAACGTTCCGGTGGAAATGCATGAAAAACTGATTGATGAAATAACAGAAAAAGTTGAAAAAGAACTGGAAAGAAATGAAAATGGACAAATTCTGGCGGATTATGTGAGATTGAGATTTGAGGCTGTGAAAGAATAG
- a CDS encoding metallophosphoesterase, with the protein MKGKSWILNVLCVFLTIIIVFLIDSHYEYKQIKIKMIEIKSKDVPKEFDGKRVLFVADFQYDTMSRYNRKQQKKAIELINAQKKDMILLGGDYATWEKNIPKFYEDAKNIKIPELGVYAIYGNHEYPGEKETAENMKKLGFNLLVNENKKITINNENIYIAGVTDLWHGKPDAKKALEGLKKEDFVLFLTHNPEYFEEMTEDEKEKADMTLAGHTHGGQVTFFGKIIMSAIKDKKKYGYGMKEYNGHKIYITSGLGGAFLEMFIRFFAQPEIVIFELKKI; encoded by the coding sequence ATGAAAGGGAAAAGTTGGATTCTTAATGTTTTGTGTGTTTTTTTAACAATAATTATTGTGTTTTTGATTGATTCACATTATGAATATAAACAAATAAAAATTAAAATGATTGAGATAAAGTCGAAGGATGTTCCAAAGGAGTTTGATGGCAAGAGAGTGCTGTTTGTAGCAGATTTTCAATATGATACAATGTCAAGATATAATAGAAAACAACAGAAAAAGGCGATTGAACTGATTAATGCACAGAAAAAGGATATGATACTGCTGGGGGGAGATTATGCAACTTGGGAGAAAAATATTCCTAAGTTTTATGAAGATGCTAAGAATATAAAGATTCCAGAACTTGGAGTGTATGCGATTTATGGGAATCATGAGTATCCAGGTGAAAAGGAAACTGCTGAAAATATGAAAAAACTTGGATTTAATCTGCTCGTAAATGAAAATAAGAAAATAACAATAAATAATGAAAATATATATATTGCAGGAGTGACAGACTTGTGGCATGGAAAGCCTGATGCAAAAAAGGCTCTTGAAGGATTGAAAAAAGAGGACTTTGTATTATTTTTGACTCATAATCCTGAATATTTTGAGGAAATGACAGAAGATGAGAAGGAAAAGGCAGATATGACACTTGCTGGACATACTCACGGCGGACAGGTTACTTTCTTTGGGAAAATTATTATGTCGGCAATAAAGGATAAGAAGAAATATGGTTATGGAATGAAGGAATATAACGGCCATAAAATATACATTACTTCAGGATTAGGAGGGGCTTTTCTTGAAATGTTTATTAGATTTTTTGCACAGCCTGAGATTGTGATTTTTGAACTGAAGAAGATTTAG
- a CDS encoding aspartate/glutamate racemase family protein, producing MKTIGLIGGMSWESTVTYYKIINETVKEKLGGLHSAKCILYSVDFQEIEECQSNGNWEKSGEILGEAAYNLEKAGADFIVICTNTMHKVVNQIKEKISIPILHIAEMTAEKILEKGLKNIALLGTKYTMEQDFYKSKLIEKGINVIIPDKNDIEIINEVIYDELCLGTINSDSKKKFLEIVDKLRSKGAEGIILGCTEIGLLIKNEDTDIPLFDTAIIHAEQAAIYSIK from the coding sequence TTGAAAACAATAGGATTAATAGGAGGAATGAGCTGGGAAAGCACAGTAACTTATTATAAAATAATAAATGAAACTGTGAAAGAAAAGCTTGGTGGACTTCATTCAGCTAAATGCATATTATACAGTGTAGATTTTCAAGAAATAGAAGAATGTCAGTCAAATGGCAACTGGGAAAAAAGTGGAGAAATCTTGGGAGAAGCTGCATATAATTTGGAAAAAGCGGGAGCAGATTTCATAGTTATCTGCACAAATACAATGCACAAGGTTGTTAACCAAATTAAAGAAAAAATCTCCATTCCAATATTGCATATTGCTGAAATGACAGCAGAGAAAATATTAGAAAAAGGATTAAAAAATATAGCATTGCTTGGAACAAAATATACGATGGAACAGGATTTTTACAAATCAAAACTTATTGAAAAGGGTATAAATGTTATAATACCTGATAAGAATGATATAGAAATTATAAATGAAGTAATATATGACGAACTTTGTCTTGGAACCATAAATTCTGATTCAAAAAAGAAATTTTTAGAAATTGTTGATAAGCTAAGAAGTAAAGGAGCAGAAGGTATAATATTAGGATGTACTGAAATAGGACTTCTTATAAAAAATGAAGATACTGATATTCCGTTATTTGATACAGCGATTATTCATGCAGAGCAGGCAGCAATATATTCTATAAAATAA
- a CDS encoding alpha/beta hydrolase, with protein sequence MGNGGESKVLNIELTQEKIKSIVNVTYSQPVSYFRKNIKLEMDILKPNREGKFPTVLFVTGGSFAHSYKENYLQQRIEIAKAGYVVASMEYRTIPDGVFPQSVEDVKSAIRFLKANADEYGIDKERIAIMGDSAGGYLVAMAGATNGTRDFDKGENLSENSDIKVVIDIYGVTDFGEVDFEIPDDIDEGYRAILLSVKFWLNDVRNDIKVTNPISYISDKTPPFLLMHGDADTLVPPIHTEKLHKALIEKGIESTRYVVTGAGHSDEYWFQPEIVKIIIEFLNEKIKNI encoded by the coding sequence ATGGGAAATGGTGGAGAAAGTAAAGTTTTAAATATCGAGCTGACACAGGAAAAGATAAAATCAATAGTGAATGTTACTTATTCACAGCCAGTCAGCTATTTTAGAAAAAATATAAAATTGGAAATGGATATTTTGAAACCAAATAGAGAAGGAAAGTTTCCAACAGTGCTGTTCGTAACAGGTGGCTCATTTGCACATAGCTACAAGGAAAATTATCTACAGCAAAGAATTGAAATTGCAAAGGCTGGTTACGTGGTTGCAAGCATGGAATATAGAACTATTCCTGATGGAGTATTTCCACAAAGTGTAGAAGATGTAAAATCAGCAATCAGATTTTTGAAGGCTAATGCTGATGAATATGGGATAGACAAGGAGAGAATAGCTATAATGGGAGATTCTGCTGGTGGATATCTTGTAGCAATGGCTGGAGCGACAAATGGAACAAGAGATTTTGACAAAGGTGAAAATTTATCTGAAAATAGCGATATAAAGGTAGTTATCGATATTTATGGAGTAACAGACTTTGGAGAAGTGGATTTTGAAATTCCAGATGATATTGATGAAGGTTACAGGGCAATATTATTATCAGTGAAATTTTGGCTAAATGATGTAAGAAATGATATAAAAGTAACAAACCCAATATCGTATATTTCCGATAAAACGCCACCATTTCTATTGATGCATGGAGACGCAGACACTTTAGTCCCTCCAATTCATACAGAAAAACTTCACAAGGCATTAATTGAAAAAGGGATAGAATCAACAAGGTATGTAGTAACTGGGGCAGGACATTCTGATGAATATTGGTTTCAGCCAGAAATTGTAAAGATAATAATAGAGTTTTTAAATGAAAAGATAAAAAATATATGA
- a CDS encoding PspC domain-containing protein encodes MKNKLYKSVKDRKITGVCGGLAEYFDIDSNIVRIIWLILVLCAGTGLLAYIICAIVLDDNPNE; translated from the coding sequence ATGAAAAATAAATTGTACAAATCAGTAAAAGATAGAAAAATTACAGGTGTATGTGGAGGACTTGCAGAATATTTCGATATTGATTCAAATATTGTAAGAATAATATGGCTTATTTTAGTTCTTTGTGCAGGAACAGGTCTACTGGCTTATATTATTTGTGCGATAGTTCTTGATGATAATCCTAATGAGTGA
- the ilvB gene encoding biosynthetic-type acetolactate synthase large subunit — protein sequence MSSEMINGARMLLECLHKVGVTDMFGYPGGAVIPIYDEIYSFEKIKHYFARHEQGAVHAADGYARVSGKVGVCLATSGPGATNLVTGIMTAHMDSIPLLAITGQVRSNLLGRDAFQETDIVGITVPITKGNYLVQNIKDIPRIIKEAYFIASTGRPGPVLVDIPNDIQQQEISYEEFNKLFDKEVQLEGYDPTYVGHPVQIKRALSLIKKAKKPLIIAGAGVIKSQASKELFELANKMDMPVTTTLLGLGAFPENHDLSLGMLGMHGTVPANYATDEADLVIAAGIRFDDRIAGNPSKFCERAKIIHIDIDPAEIDKNKKADVPIVGDLKNVLSEINKELEPQDHKEWTDKVKEWKKEYPLAHRDVGKDKLLPQEVLKAINDILDGDTIVVTDVGQHQMWAAQYMTYKNANSIVTSGGAGTMGFGVPAAIGAQVGARDKKVVLIVGDGGFQMTLEEIMMIRQYNLPVKVVIINNSFLGMVRQWQELFKDRRYSFVDLECNPDFVKIADAYGIKSERLKTKADLENKLKDLILSDEGVILDCIVEKEENVFPMIPAGKTVSQMIGKKGVLEND from the coding sequence ATGAGTAGCGAAATGATAAATGGTGCAAGAATGCTGTTGGAGTGCCTGCATAAAGTAGGTGTGACTGATATGTTTGGGTATCCGGGTGGAGCGGTAATACCTATTTATGATGAAATTTACAGTTTTGAAAAGATTAAACATTATTTTGCAAGACATGAGCAGGGAGCAGTACATGCCGCAGACGGATATGCGAGAGTTTCTGGAAAAGTGGGAGTTTGTCTTGCAACTTCGGGACCTGGAGCAACAAATTTGGTTACAGGGATTATGACAGCACACATGGACTCTATACCATTGCTGGCAATAACAGGGCAGGTAAGAAGCAACTTGCTTGGTAGAGATGCTTTTCAGGAAACTGACATTGTAGGAATTACAGTTCCAATAACAAAAGGGAATTATCTGGTGCAAAATATTAAAGATATTCCAAGAATTATAAAAGAGGCTTATTTTATAGCTTCAACAGGAAGACCGGGACCTGTATTGGTGGATATACCAAACGATATTCAGCAGCAGGAAATTTCTTATGAGGAATTTAACAAGCTGTTTGACAAGGAAGTGCAGCTGGAAGGATACGATCCGACTTATGTTGGGCATCCTGTACAGATAAAAAGAGCATTATCATTGATAAAAAAAGCGAAAAAGCCATTAATTATTGCAGGAGCAGGAGTTATAAAATCGCAGGCTTCAAAGGAACTTTTTGAACTTGCAAATAAAATGGATATGCCAGTAACTACAACTCTTTTAGGACTTGGAGCATTTCCTGAAAATCATGATTTGTCACTTGGAATGCTTGGAATGCATGGGACTGTTCCAGCGAATTATGCCACTGATGAGGCGGATCTGGTAATTGCGGCTGGGATAAGATTTGATGATAGAATCGCAGGAAATCCGAGTAAATTTTGTGAACGTGCGAAAATAATACATATAGATATTGATCCTGCTGAAATTGATAAAAATAAAAAGGCTGATGTTCCAATCGTTGGAGATTTGAAAAATGTGCTTTCTGAAATCAATAAGGAATTGGAGCCACAGGATCACAAAGAATGGACAGATAAAGTAAAAGAATGGAAAAAAGAATATCCATTGGCACATAGAGATGTTGGTAAGGATAAATTGCTTCCACAGGAAGTATTAAAGGCAATTAACGATATTCTGGATGGGGATACAATCGTTGTAACAGATGTTGGACAGCATCAAATGTGGGCTGCACAATATATGACTTATAAAAATGCAAATAGCATCGTAACTTCAGGTGGAGCTGGAACAATGGGATTTGGAGTGCCAGCAGCAATTGGAGCTCAAGTTGGGGCAAGAGATAAGAAAGTTGTGTTAATCGTTGGAGATGGTGGTTTTCAAATGACGCTTGAAGAAATTATGATGATTAGACAGTATAATTTGCCAGTAAAAGTAGTAATTATAAACAATTCATTCTTGGGAATGGTTAGACAATGGCAGGAATTATTTAAAGATAGAAGATATTCTTTTGTTGATTTGGAATGTAACCCTGATTTTGTGAAAATTGCTGATGCGTATGGCATAAAATCGGAAAGACTGAAGACAAAGGCAGATTTGGAGAATAAATTAAAAGATTTGATTTTATCAGATGAAGGCGTGATACTGGATTGTATTGTTGAAAAGGAAGAAAATGTGTTCCCAATGATACCTGCTGGAAAAACTGTAAGTCAGATGATAGGTAAGAAAGGAGTGTTGGAAAATGATTAA
- a CDS encoding NAD(P)H-dependent oxidoreductase, which produces MKTIVFAHPWNGSFNKAILDKVVEKLDETKQKYTIIDLNKDKFNPVMTEEELSLYSQGKSIDPLVEKYQEILKNTDELILVFPIWWMSVPATLKGFFDKVMTKGFAYESTQTGIKGNLTNIKMAKMITTATAPKFLLNITGFGITMKKANLGGIGIKKTKWIHYSFRAKGKDEDRKKFLEKVKEFVSN; this is translated from the coding sequence ATGAAAACAATAGTTTTTGCACATCCATGGAATGGAAGTTTTAACAAGGCAATTTTAGATAAAGTAGTGGAAAAACTTGATGAAACAAAACAAAAATATACAATTATAGATTTGAATAAGGATAAATTTAATCCTGTGATGACAGAAGAAGAATTGTCTTTGTATTCACAAGGGAAAAGTATTGATCCTTTAGTGGAAAAATATCAGGAAATTTTGAAAAATACTGATGAATTGATACTTGTATTTCCAATATGGTGGATGTCAGTGCCTGCAACATTAAAAGGATTTTTTGACAAAGTTATGACTAAAGGATTTGCTTATGAAAGTACACAAACTGGAATAAAGGGTAATTTAACAAACATAAAAATGGCAAAAATGATTACAACTGCTACAGCACCTAAATTTTTACTGAATATTACAGGATTTGGAATTACCATGAAAAAAGCCAATCTTGGTGGAATTGGGATAAAGAAAACGAAGTGGATTCATTATAGTTTTAGAGCAAAAGGTAAAGATGAGGATAGGAAGAAATTTCTTGAGAAAGTTAAGGAATTTGTGAGTAATTAG
- the ilvA gene encoding threonine ammonia-lyase → MHKLYDFMEARERLSTVITKTKLIHSSVFSKETGNDVYIKPENLQRTGSFKLRGAYNKIAKLTEEEKRKGVIASSAGNHAQGVALAAQKLGIKAVIVMPKYTPLIKVEATRQYGAEVILAGEEYDDAYNYARELQEKEGYVFIHPFNDDDVVEGQGTIALEVLEELPDADIILVPLGGGGLISGIALAAKLKNPVIKIIGVEPEGAASAIAALKNGDIVELPETNTIADGTAVRKIGELNFDYIKNYVDDIITISDYELMESFLLLVEKHKIVAENAGVLSVAALRKIKEKGKKIVSILSGGNIDVLTISSMINKGLVVRGRIFRFSVDLPDKPGQLVAVSQILSEQNANVIRLEHNQFKNLNRFHDVELQVTVETNGEEHINKITEEFSKRGYVIKRLNSQEIE, encoded by the coding sequence TTGCATAAACTTTATGATTTTATGGAAGCAAGAGAGAGATTAAGTACTGTGATTACTAAAACTAAATTGATTCACAGTTCAGTATTCTCGAAAGAAACTGGAAATGATGTTTATATTAAGCCTGAAAATTTACAACGAACAGGTTCGTTTAAACTTAGGGGAGCATATAACAAGATTGCAAAATTGACGGAAGAGGAGAAGAGAAAGGGAGTTATTGCTTCATCAGCAGGAAATCATGCTCAGGGTGTGGCTCTTGCGGCTCAGAAACTGGGAATTAAGGCAGTTATTGTAATGCCTAAGTACACGCCTCTTATAAAGGTGGAAGCAACTCGTCAATATGGAGCTGAGGTTATTTTGGCAGGGGAAGAATATGATGATGCCTATAATTATGCGAGAGAATTGCAGGAGAAAGAAGGGTATGTGTTTATTCATCCATTTAATGATGATGATGTTGTGGAAGGACAGGGAACAATTGCACTTGAAGTGTTAGAAGAATTACCTGATGCTGATATAATTCTTGTGCCACTTGGAGGCGGAGGACTTATTTCGGGAATTGCGCTTGCGGCAAAACTGAAAAATCCTGTGATAAAAATAATTGGTGTAGAGCCAGAAGGAGCGGCTTCGGCAATTGCGGCTCTAAAAAATGGAGATATTGTGGAACTGCCTGAAACTAATACAATTGCTGATGGAACGGCAGTTAGGAAAATTGGGGAACTGAATTTTGATTATATAAAAAATTATGTGGACGATATAATTACAATTTCAGATTATGAACTTATGGAGTCTTTTCTTCTGTTAGTTGAAAAGCATAAGATTGTTGCAGAGAATGCGGGAGTTCTTTCGGTTGCGGCACTTAGAAAGATTAAGGAAAAAGGGAAAAAAATTGTATCAATTTTAAGTGGAGGAAATATTGATGTGCTGACGATTTCCTCTATGATAAATAAAGGGCTTGTTGTAAGAGGGAGAATATTTAGATTTTCGGTTGACTTGCCTGATAAACCGGGGCAGCTGGTTGCTGTGTCACAAATTCTTTCTGAACAGAATGCAAATGTTATAAGGCTTGAGCATAATCAATTTAAAAATCTTAACAGATTTCACGATGTAGAACTTCAGGTAACAGTAGAAACGAATGGCGAGGAACATATTAACAAAATAACAGAGGAATTTAGTAAAAGAGGATATGTAATAAAAAGGTTAAATTCTCAGGAAATAGAATAA
- a CDS encoding 2-isopropylmalate synthase, whose protein sequence is MKKHIKIFDTTLRDGEQTPRVNLNAQEKLRIAKQLESLGVDVIEAGFAVASPGDFEAVKMIAENVEKSTVTSLSRAVKKDIEVAAEAVKNAKKPRIHTFIATSPIHREYKLKMTKEQILDRVKEMVSYAKSFIDDIEFSSEDATRTEKEFLVEVYETAIKAGATTLNVPDTVGYRTPNEMFELITYLKNNVKGIENVDISVHCHDDLGLSVANSVAAIQAGATQIECTINGLGERAGNTSLEEIAMILKTRKDLFEEYYTNIDSKQIYPTSKLVSLLTGVSTQPNKAIVGANAFAHESGIHQHGVLANPETYEIMSPESVGRNPDSLVLGKHSGKHAFVQKLESLGFNHVGSDRVEELFAQFKKLADKKKYVLDEDIIALVAGEAAKIEGRIKLAHFEISRQEGKKPKATVTIELDGEKLVKEALGDGPVDAAYNAVNLAVSDTFVLEEYKLEAITGDTDAQAQVVVIIEKNGNRFIGRGQSTDVVEASIKAYINGINRLYNK, encoded by the coding sequence ATGAAAAAACATATTAAAATATTCGATACAACGCTAAGAGATGGAGAACAGACACCACGTGTCAATCTTAATGCACAGGAAAAGCTGAGAATTGCAAAACAGCTTGAGAGTCTTGGGGTGGATGTGATTGAGGCTGGATTTGCGGTAGCATCACCAGGGGATTTTGAGGCAGTTAAGATGATTGCAGAAAATGTGGAAAAGTCTACAGTTACGAGTTTGTCTCGGGCTGTAAAAAAAGATATTGAAGTAGCTGCAGAAGCAGTGAAAAATGCGAAAAAACCAAGAATACATACATTTATTGCAACTTCTCCGATTCATAGGGAATACAAACTAAAAATGACAAAAGAGCAGATTTTAGATAGAGTAAAAGAAATGGTGTCTTATGCAAAATCGTTTATTGACGATATTGAATTTTCTTCAGAAGATGCGACTAGAACTGAAAAGGAATTTTTGGTGGAAGTATATGAAACAGCTATAAAAGCTGGGGCAACTACACTTAATGTACCTGATACAGTAGGCTATAGAACTCCAAATGAAATGTTTGAACTTATAACTTATTTGAAAAACAATGTTAAAGGGATTGAAAATGTGGATATTTCTGTGCATTGCCATGATGATTTGGGACTTTCTGTAGCAAATTCGGTTGCGGCGATTCAAGCTGGAGCAACTCAGATTGAGTGTACAATTAATGGACTTGGAGAAAGAGCAGGGAATACTTCGCTTGAAGAGATTGCAATGATTTTAAAAACTAGAAAAGACTTGTTTGAAGAATATTATACAAACATTGATTCAAAGCAAATTTACCCAACAAGTAAATTAGTAAGCCTTTTGACAGGAGTTTCAACACAGCCAAATAAAGCAATTGTTGGAGCAAATGCCTTTGCACACGAATCAGGAATTCATCAACATGGAGTATTAGCAAATCCTGAAACTTACGAAATTATGAGTCCAGAATCAGTTGGAAGAAATCCGGACAGCTTAGTACTCGGAAAACATTCAGGAAAACACGCTTTTGTACAAAAATTAGAATCACTAGGATTTAATCATGTCGGAAGTGACAGAGTGGAAGAATTATTTGCACAGTTTAAAAAATTGGCAGATAAGAAAAAATATGTTTTAGATGAAGACATTATCGCATTAGTTGCTGGAGAAGCAGCAAAAATAGAAGGAAGAATAAAACTGGCTCACTTTGAAATTTCAAGACAGGAAGGGAAAAAGCCAAAAGCGACAGTTACAATTGAACTGGATGGAGAAAAACTAGTTAAAGAAGCTCTTGGAGATGGACCTGTTGATGCAGCTTATAATGCGGTTAATCTAGCGGTAAGTGATACTTTTGTTTTAGAAGAATACAAGCTGGAGGCAATAACTGGAGATACTGATGCACAGGCACAAGTAGTTGTAATTATCGAGAAAAATGGAAACAGATTTATTGGTAGAGGACAAAGTACAGATGTTGTAGAAGCAAGTATAAAGGCTTATATTAACGGAATAAATAGGCTTTATAATAAATAA
- a CDS encoding lysozyme inhibitor LprI family protein produces the protein MDKKIIIGIFAVLFLGSGFLLYNSYQEARKLNVQTKKLENRAKEHEILKTQSEKQATIGTPVSTTDKTKNITQQLTTSVNNTNVVKNRTIYEKDLKSRMTSANEGNVSSEIDALRNNEDANEAWTKELNKIYSLLMSELSGSQKAKLQNSQKAWIKSVEKEVNTAMDEYCPADSNGERVGCGTLGGLEEMRIRVRRTRSRTLELARMYDEMHN, from the coding sequence ATGGATAAAAAGATAATAATTGGGATATTTGCAGTATTATTTCTTGGTAGTGGTTTTTTACTTTATAATTCCTATCAGGAAGCTAGAAAGTTGAATGTACAGACAAAAAAATTAGAGAATAGAGCTAAGGAGCATGAAATTTTAAAAACTCAATCTGAAAAGCAAGCAACAATAGGTACACCTGTATCCACAACAGATAAAACTAAAAATATAACTCAACAACTAACAACTTCAGTAAATAATACTAATGTTGTAAAAAATAGAACTATTTATGAAAAGGATTTGAAAAGTAGAATGACTTCTGCAAATGAAGGTAATGTTAGTTCTGAAATAGATGCTTTAAGAAATAATGAAGATGCTAATGAGGCATGGACTAAGGAGCTTAATAAAATATATTCACTTTTAATGTCAGAACTTTCAGGAAGTCAGAAAGCAAAACTTCAAAATAGCCAGAAAGCATGGATAAAAAGTGTAGAAAAAGAAGTAAATACAGCAATGGATGAATATTGTCCTGCGGATTCAAATGGAGAAAGGGTAGGATGTGGAACATTAGGAGGATTGGAAGAGATGAGGATAAGAGTAAGAAGAACAAGATCAAGAACGTTGGAATTGGCAAGAATGTATGATGAAATGCACAACTAA
- a CDS encoding flagellar biosynthesis protein FliQ gives MKKIILRSSYFLYLLCFNILVSSLLFWLGESVLENLKIGGDAYFGISYFVLALLNIFLSYFYAKARIGKKILIILTIAGVAVKILLFLLWAQEGFSEVGDDKMGIFMIAIVYGYFAYIGSLDIIFLVGTGVNLLIRRKNEREKLDS, from the coding sequence ATGAAAAAAATAATTCTTAGAAGTTCATATTTTCTTTATCTGCTTTGTTTTAATATTCTTGTATCAAGTTTATTGTTTTGGTTAGGAGAATCGGTTTTAGAAAATTTAAAAATTGGTGGAGATGCGTATTTTGGAATAAGTTATTTTGTATTGGCTTTGCTTAATATATTTTTATCATATTTTTATGCAAAAGCGAGAATAGGGAAAAAAATATTAATAATTTTAACAATAGCTGGAGTGGCAGTAAAAATATTATTATTTTTATTGTGGGCTCAAGAAGGATTTTCAGAAGTTGGAGATGATAAAATGGGAATATTTATGATCGCTATTGTTTATGGGTATTTTGCTTATATAGGATCTTTGGATATTATATTTCTTGTAGGGACGGGTGTAAATTTGTTAATAAGGAGAAAAAATGAAAGGGAAAAGTTGGATTCTTAA